TGAGCAGCACAAGGAACAAGGTAAGTgactcatttcaaattcctttaAAATTAGTACTGTTTTTCTCTTTTGTGCGCTAATCTTCTACAAGTGGTCAAACAGATCGAATGCCACCCCCTCCATTATCTGGCTTTGATTTCTCAGAGGTACATCTCTCTCTATTTGTCTTTGTCTGCATATTTTTACTTTCACATTTCAAAatatttatattatggttgtggtTAAAgggaaatgggaatgaagaaGAGTACAGATCACTTAGCAGGCTGGGGTCAAGACCCCCAAACTGTGCACACAAATGTGAAGGCTGCTTCCCTTGTGACCCTGTTCAGATTCCGGCCACCGCTGACCGAGTCGGGATCCAGATTGCCAATTACGAGCCAGAAGGTTGGAAATGCAAGTGTGGTGCTTCCCTCTTCAACCCATGAAAATGGTTGTCGTTTGACACGTACGTAACATTGTCGTGGTTCGTATTAAAGGGTTGGGATAGGATAGGATaggatatatttatatacaagaGCAATGCTACGAATATTTTTAGTTTGAACACTTTTTATTCaactatataattaaaaatatttatggatgAGATTGAATACACATTATAGTGTGTGATTAGATCAttgctacatatatatatatatatatatatatgatagtttccattatttttctgtaTAATCTGTAATCTCAATTAATATTTTGATTTGGTGACCCTTTCCTGTAAGAGCCTTTACTTATTGTTGTTTCTACTGATTTTATCTCTTTGTCTTGTCTCGCTTCTGATTTTGTTATTTCTGAAATTCAATATATGTTTGTATGCTTCTTATTGTTTTTTTTCAGTACCAAGTGCTTACCTGTTTTGCAATATTAAATGCCTCTTTGACTGTTTAGTCCCTATCTCACTGCTGCAGCTCAAACTAGCCAGTTATGATGTGAACTATAACTTGGTATACACCATAAACTTAAAACAAAGTATATATGTTTTTAAGAAAGCTCATAACATTATATAGGTATAGTGGTTACCATGCATTCTGTTTAGATCCATGTTCTAGTCTTTGTATTTACTATTAGAAAGAAGATCCTTTGCTTTGTCCTGCACTATGATATAATTAGAGGAAAACATTTGTTCTGCCAAATCCCTTGATTTGGCTGGTGAGCATGGACAGAAGGTTAGGAATTTTCAATACAGTTTTGATTAACAGATTATTGGTCATTATCTATGTACTTATTTTTTATCtaagaaaaagagaaaatgaaattatagatagataaataaataaagtttttatttgtttttgtggtTAACTTTTTTTCATTAAATTTAGTTGGATCAGAGACCATCACACCCAATATATATTAAAACTAAATTATATGGATAttggataaatatattataacaAAATGTTGAGTattttattttagatattttatcatAAATATGTTTTCTTGATCTTTTATAcagttttatttttcaaaatttataacttTATCTTTTCCAAAACATATCATCCTTTGTaaacttttgttttttttcaattttacgatTTAACTGTGAAAAGTTAATATTTCTCTATACATCAATGTCATTAAACATTCTactttttcaataaaaaattGATGTTTTGCAAACAAACTTGCTCAGATGGATATTACATCAACAATATATACTAAAATGCATAATTATAAAAAGCATAACAACAA
This genomic interval from Humulus lupulus chromosome 8, drHumLupu1.1, whole genome shotgun sequence contains the following:
- the LOC133793792 gene encoding EPIDERMAL PATTERNING FACTOR-like protein 6 codes for the protein MKRKMLCYFLMAFLSWASVTKSRPFEFSDFEQHKEQDRMPPPPLSGFDFSEGNGNEEEYRSLSRLGSRPPNCAHKCEGCFPCDPVQIPATADRVGIQIANYEPEGWKCKCGASLFNP